The following coding sequences lie in one Spinacia oleracea cultivar Varoflay chromosome 1, BTI_SOV_V1, whole genome shotgun sequence genomic window:
- the LOC110785785 gene encoding uncharacterized protein produces the protein MDNGTKEWWMAAKWSEEYERGVNEYIKRAFSAKSEGNQICCPCGSCHYRYWCYEKVVRDHLVCNGFVPRADKLSELGIHFEREIPTCNADEQSNQDDLDDDLVGLLHDARDAFREGPNDEAKKFFQLLEGGQEELYPGCKTHSKLSFMIRLFIVKCDHKLTNGAYADIADLVREAFPDTKLHKSFNEAKSALKVLGLNYTKIDACPNDCMLYWEEHANATSCHVCDTPRWKSNDAENDTPLKNGKVHRIPKKIHRYFPIKRRLQRLFMCQETASNMTWHTSGRENDHLLHHPVDGKSWKEFDSLYPKFVEDPRNVRLGLATDGFSPFNSMSIAHSTWPVILINYNLPPWMIMKPEFLMLALLIPGPSSPGNDIDIY, from the coding sequence ATGGATAATGGAACTAAGGAGTGGTGGATGGCTGCCAAATGGAGTGAAGAATATGAACGAGGAGTAAACGAATATATTAAAAGGGCCTTTTCTGCCAAGTCTGAAGGAAACCAAATTTGTTGTCCATGTGGTAGTTGTCATTATCGTTATTGGTGTTATGAAAAAGTTGTGAGAGATCACCTAGTTTGCAATGGTTTTGTGCCAAGAGCGGACAAGTTGTCAGAATTAGGGATCCACTTTGAAAGAGAAATACCTACTTGCAATGCTGATGAACAGTCGAACCAAgatgatttggatgatgatcTAGTAGGGTTGTTACATGATGCACGTGATGCTTTTAGAGAGGGGCCGAATGATGAGGCAAAAAAGTTTTTCCAGTTACTTGAAGGAGGTCAGGAGGAATTGTATCCCGGGTGCAAGACGCATTCCAAACTTTCCTTTATGATCAGACTATTTATCGTAAAGTGTGATCATAAGTTGACCAATGGTGCGTATGCTGATATTGCAGACCTTGTAAGGGAGGCGTTTCCTGATACAAAATTGCACAAGTCTTTTAATGAAGCGAAGAGTGCTTTAAAGGTGTTGGGGTTAAATTATACTAAGATAGATGCATGCCCCAATGATTGCATGCTGTACTGGGAAGAGCATGCAAATGCCACAAGTTGCCATGTTTGTGATACGCCAAGATGGAAGTCGAATGATGCAGAGAACGACACGCCACTTAAAAATGGAAAAGTCCATAGGATTCCCAAAAAGATCCATAGGTACTTTCCAATAAAAAGAAGGTTGCAAAGGCTATTTATGTGCCAAGAGACTGCAAGCAACATGACATGGCATACTAGTGGGCGAGAAAATGATCATCTTTTACATCATCCAGTAGACGGAAAATCTTGGAAGGAGTTTGATTCTTTGTATCCAAAGTTTGTCGAGGATCCGCGCAATGTGAGGTTGGGGCTAGCTACTGATGGGTTTAGCCCATTCAATTCAATGAGCATTGCACATAGTACATGGCCAGTTATATTGATCAATTATAACTTGCCTCCATGGATGATTATGAAGCCAGAGTTTTTGATGTTAGCTTTACTTATCCCTGGCCCTTCTTCCCCCGGTAATGATATTGACATTTATTAG